A window of Armatimonadota bacterium contains these coding sequences:
- a CDS encoding recombinase family protein translates to MKCIIYARKSTESGERQVQSLDDQLRIMREVAHRTGYVVIEEIAESRSAKHPNNRPGFSRLLELIRTGKASAILVWHVNRLTRNPQEGGTLGQLLLDGEIEVIQTPERKYVSDDSPIFLALESAVAAGQSQNLSRDVTRGMESKAEKGWLPGKPPLGYRNNPWTREIEPNPESFPWVEKAWQLIVDSPLSVRDISNALDSEWPTVDKKAAEHRFRKLYALFRNPFYAGLFRFQGKLHEGKHQAVVGRAEFEFVQQKLSRCGEAVRPQRHEPLFRGLIRCGTCGGPATVTKAQKQAKDGSILQYVYYHCTGHRGCRKRVVEENVIRQALIEFAKSVSIAPAVSEFLLAQLQGIRAAHEATTIAASRRLTGSRAKLQERLHRLHSMRMDGEITTEEYMSLKASLNAQTLEVDAGIEKCQSRADAVRLKLRCVVEAGREAFRLEEHETESNLKILATRLRNSVYIRDRQVEIRMDEILQKIASFKPLISQSQSLEPRSSGTPILDWCTPLWDVLNGSFQQQLEELDEAAPPVIPNVPQGVQKAPL, encoded by the coding sequence ATGAAGTGCATTATCTACGCAAGGAAATCAACTGAATCTGGGGAACGGCAGGTTCAGAGTTTAGACGACCAGCTTCGCATCATGCGAGAAGTTGCACACCGGACCGGATATGTTGTGATTGAGGAGATTGCAGAGTCGCGTTCTGCAAAACATCCAAATAATCGACCTGGATTTAGTCGCCTACTCGAGCTCATTCGGACCGGGAAAGCAAGCGCCATCCTGGTTTGGCACGTGAACCGACTTACCCGGAACCCCCAGGAAGGAGGGACTCTGGGCCAGCTCCTTCTCGATGGCGAGATAGAGGTAATTCAAACGCCGGAGCGCAAATACGTGAGCGATGATAGCCCAATCTTTCTCGCTCTCGAATCCGCCGTAGCCGCCGGACAGAGTCAAAACTTGAGCCGAGATGTTACTAGGGGTATGGAGAGCAAGGCTGAAAAAGGATGGCTGCCAGGAAAGCCACCGCTAGGATATCGCAATAACCCTTGGACAAGGGAGATAGAACCGAATCCAGAAAGTTTTCCATGGGTTGAGAAAGCATGGCAACTCATTGTTGATTCGCCTCTTTCTGTTCGAGATATCTCCAATGCTCTCGATTCTGAGTGGCCGACCGTCGACAAAAAAGCCGCCGAGCACCGCTTCCGGAAGCTCTACGCTCTGTTCCGAAATCCCTTCTATGCTGGGCTCTTTCGATTTCAAGGCAAGCTCCACGAAGGAAAGCACCAAGCTGTTGTCGGCAGAGCGGAGTTTGAGTTCGTCCAGCAGAAGTTAAGCCGTTGCGGTGAAGCCGTCCGACCACAGCGTCACGAGCCACTGTTTAGGGGTCTTATTCGATGCGGGACATGCGGTGGACCGGCAACGGTCACAAAGGCTCAGAAGCAAGCAAAGGACGGTTCAATACTTCAATACGTTTATTATCACTGCACTGGTCACCGAGGGTGCAGGAAGCGGGTGGTCGAAGAGAACGTTATAAGGCAGGCGTTAATCGAGTTTGCTAAGAGTGTTTCCATCGCTCCTGCAGTTTCCGAATTCCTGCTAGCACAACTCCAGGGGATTAGGGCCGCACATGAAGCCACGACGATAGCGGCTTCCCGAAGATTGACAGGAAGCCGCGCGAAGCTGCAGGAACGGCTACACAGGCTCCATAGCATGCGAATGGACGGTGAGATTACGACAGAGGAATACATGTCGCTCAAGGCGTCGCTCAATGCTCAAACGCTGGAAGTAGATGCTGGCATCGAGAAGTGCCAGTCGCGAGCGGACGCTGTTCGCCTCAAGCTTCGGTGCGTTGTAGAGGCCGGCCGAGAGGCGTTTCGCCTCGAAGAGCATGAGACAGAATCTAACTTGAAGATTCTGGCTACCAGACTGCGAAACTCCGTTTACATTCGCGACCGTCAGGTTGAGATACGCATGGATGAAATACTTCAGAAGATAGCTTCGTTCAAACCGCTGATTAGTCAGTCTCAGAGCCTTGAACCAAGGAGTTCTGGCACTCCAATTCTCGATTGGTGCACGCCTT